Sequence from the Muntiacus reevesi chromosome 9, mMunRee1.1, whole genome shotgun sequence genome:
CACTTTAgtcatagaaaatataatttaaagataAGTGTCCCGCCCCAAGATTCAGCAGTATGGCTTCTTATTTTCCCTTGGTAAATGGTGTCTTTACTCcctttcttacattttcttataCAAATTGTGAgtattatttcctattttttatattctgtagGTATGCTGCAGGATTAAATTTAAATGGCAAGTGCATTCTACCTTATTTGGATATATTTGAACACTggaataattttcattattatcatgTTAGTCTAATTCCAGAACTGGAACAAGAAACAACTATTTTGAAGAAGTACTGTAAACCTTATTTAGCGTGAAGTGTTCATAATATAATAGGGTTCATAATAATCATTTAATGTGCACCTGAAAGCAATATATAGAAATGATGATTACCATGACTGGTagatcagtaaaaataaaatattatgataaAATCTAAAAATCAGATAGCTACacacctaagtattttatttatatagtatCAAAAATTCATGCTCTGTTTTTAAGCTCATTTACTATCAAGTATGCAAGCTTGTAAGTGGTCATCTTggtgcttttttattttgtgatgatgttttgttttcatgtaGACTTAAGGATgaagtttaaaattaaagatgaatATTGTAAAAGCTCTTCTCTAATGATGCCTTGTTTAAAATAATTGGGTTATTGGCAAGACCTGCTAATGATGGAGAAATACCCCTGAGGTCAATTAGCCACAGAGAAGATACTTCCTACTTTGCCCAAAAAGAGGATATGTGGTAGTGTTCTTAAGGCTTATCCAAAGATACCATTTATAAATCAGCAAAGATGCTTATTGCAGCTGAGCTAGttgacatttttaatcttataactTAACACTTCTTTCCTTGTGAACTAGCAGCTGCCTGGGACTTGACAATGGAGCTATGTCAGACATATTCATAGGTgagattattttttgaaattatataatcTTAGATTCTCATATTTAAATGCATGTTGCAGATCATATAATCACTGCTCATCCAAACTTACCTGAGATTTAAATCCTTCTTCAGTGCACAAAGCATCAAGTGAGGTATACTCAACTACAGTACTAACAATTTAGAGGTAAACATATTTTGGGgtcttttatattataaatatacatttaaattcaTTAGAAGAATAATATAATTAGTTACAATGAAATAACAGAGTTTCTATACAATTCAAATGTGCATCCAAAATTTCCCCACTTAATATTACAACTTCAGAAATTTTCAATGATAATGAACAATTTTAGATGCAGCTTTGTTAAAAACTACATATTATTCAAAGAAAGTgattgtattttaattattttattcttcactttTGAATATTCCACACTGTTTCTAATTTTCCATAGGTCTTAATAATTGTGTTGAACATATTTATACCTAGtgatctttctcttttaaaaatatcttacattAGGGCTTATTCCTTGAAAAAGTATTGTGgagtcaaagaaaagggaaaaagtaatttatatttcttcatagTCGTTATGTTTAATTCTTACTTTATTTGCATTCTAGTCTATTTTGATCTGTTGTGAGACCTTACCTCAGAATGGGGATTTCAATGAAGCTGCTGCACTTTGATTTAAGATTTGTATAAAATTTTCATCTtagataattaaaagtaaagttctttattaatttatttgtgaaAGAGAAAGTTACATTTTgccaaatacattttattatatttacttctCTTCTCTTTGACAAATGTACATCTCCAGTTCTCTCAGTCTATTAGTAATGCAGTATCCTGtaactggatttcccaggtggcgctagaggtaaagaatctggctgtcattgtgggagacccagcgagcatgggttcagtccctgggtggggaagatgccctggaggagggcatggcaacccactccagtattcttgcctggagaatcccatggacagaagagcctggcgggctacagtccatggggtctcaaagtgtcagacacgactgaagcaacttagcacccactcCTCCTGTAACTAGGAGTGATGGATACTGGACACTATAAAAGATGGGAGGAAGCATGAGAAGGAGTGGGAAGGTCATTCATATCACAGATGGGTGTGCTGCTGCCATTTGGTAATAGAATTTCAGGCACTAATAACAGTTGATAATGACACATTTATGGCATTTTGTGAACAacatacacaacaacaacaacatgatatATATAGTAAGTATCcaataaatagttattgaatgaatgagcttGTAGTAGGAACTAAGTAATGGattttatattataaagaaagctggggaccgaagacttgatgctttttaactatggtgttggagaagagtcttgagagtcctggagtgcaaggagatccaaccagtccatcttaaaggaaatcagtcctgagtgttcattggaaggactgatgctgaagctcgaatactttggccacctcatgcgaagagttgactccttgggaaagatcctgatgctgggaaatattgacggcaggaggagaaggggatgacagaggatgagatggttggatggcatcaccaatgcgatggacatgagtttgagtcaattccaggagttggggatggacagggaggcgtggtgtgctgcagtccatagggttgcgaagagttgcgcttgactgagtgactaaattaaCTAAATACTATTTGCTATcgttggtatatatatatgtattgatgAAATTTTCTAGCCAACTCTTTCTGTtctcctcattaatttttttcttatttttagaactttgaaaataagtattttatttacttgatAGATCCTTATGTATTGAATACCTATGCAAGAATATTTTTTATCAAGTCTACTGAAACAGTAAATTTACAGAATATGACTATATTAAATTGTATGTAGAacaggaaatggtagcccattccattattcttgcttggaaaattccatggatgtaggagcctggcgggctacagtccatgggattgtaaagatttggacatgactgagcatgcatgagcacttgtgtgcatgcacgtgcatgcacacacacacacagacacacacacacatggaacatAATATTgaagaatataatttataaattaaacacaCTAATTATCTTGAAAGTAAAATGACTCATAAAACGAACTTTCCAAGAGGCAATTAAATATTTCCATAATTACTTTAGAGagtgtcagttcagctcagttcagtcgctcagtcatgtccaccccatggactgcagcaggccaggcctccctgtccatcaccaactcccagagtttacccaaactcttgtccattgagttggtgatgccatccaaccatctcatcctctgtcatccccttctcctcctgctctcaatctctcccagcatcagggtcttttccaatgggtcagctcttcgcatcaagtggccaaagtattggagcttcgacttcagcatcagtccttccagtaaatgtcaggactggtttcctttaggatggactggttggatctccctgcagtccaagggacactctagactcttctccaacaccacagttcaaaagtatcaatttatcagtgctcagctttctttataatccaactctcacatctatacatgcctactggaaaaaccatagctttgactagacagacctttgttgtcaaagtaatgtctctgctttttagtatgttgtctaggtttgtcatacatagctccttcttccaaggagcaagcatcttttaatttcatggctgcagtcaccatctgcattgattttggagccccccaaaattaagtctgtcactgtttccccaactatttgccatgaagtgatgggaccaaatgccataatcttaattttctgagtgttgagctttaaatcaGCTTCTTCactcagaaactattaaactggTGTGCAGTTTCCTTTTAGACGtctatttaattttctcataaaGTAGAGAGATTATAGGTGGGCAGAGCTGGAGGAGAAGATCACTTGAACTCATCTGAGATTATGGTTTGGGGAAGGAGGCATATGCTGATCCTTGGAGAAGAGCAATTCAGTGTCAGACACTCACCACCTAATAGGTTTCAGACACTGTGGATATATTGCAGCCACTATGGTGGGGACAGTGATGAGACACACCTGAACAGCTAACGTGTTCTGGTAGGTGCTGGTGAGTTTTTGTTACCAAGGACTAATGTACATTTCTCTAAACTCCTTGTTTATGACAGACACTTGTTGTTCATGTTTTTTCTTCCCACAGATGTGAGATTTCAAATGCAAATTTTCATGCAAGGGGAAATAACTCGGACTTGTGTGTAGCTCTTCTCAGCTTATAAGACACATCTGgcgcgctgggaagacccagagggatcgggtggagagggaggtggggggggatcgggatggggaatgcatgtaaatctgtggctgattcatgccaatgtaagacaaaaaccactacaatattgtaaagtagttagcctccaactaataaacataaatgaaaaaaaaaaagacacatctgaAAATTACAGTTGCTAgcctcacagacacagaggaatTCGCGGAAGTATGGAGCACTTAGATGACTTTGTAGAGTCACATAGAGTTGAAACCATTAGGGGAATCCAGATCTCATGGAGAGAGCCCAGTGCTTTATCAGTAAATTATAACATCAAATGTTGTCCTAGGTAAATTATAACACCAAATGCTACAGGTGACAAACTCTGAGTGTTTGAAGCAATGGAAAGCatcatggaaaaaagaaagacttgaAAGGAGAACTGGGGCAAATTACCAAGGATATGCACCACAGTCGCCGAGATAGCACTGTTTCTATCCTGAGACAGCCGGATCACAATGCTATCATGATTAACAAGTATCACTCTTTATTCTTTGTAGGTAATACAGGCTCAGGAAGGTATTACTTGCTGAATGGATGTCCTCAGGCCTCCCAACAAGGTGACTGAATTTGTTCTCTtgggactcacacagaatccacaCCTGCAAAAAATACTCTTTGTtgtctttctgttcattttcctgTTTACTGTGCTGGCCAACCTGCTCATCgtcatcaccatctccctcagCCCCACACTTTCGgctcccatgtacttctttctcacttacttggCTTTATTAGATGCCTCCTTCACCTCTGTGAGCACGCCCAAAATGATCACTGACCTGCTGTTTCAGAGGAGAACCATCTCCTGGGGGGGCTGCCAGACTCAGCTCTTTTTGGAGCACTTCCTGGGAGGATCAGAGATCATCGTCCTCATGGCCATGGCCtacgaccgctacgtggccatctgcaagcctctgcaCTACACAGCCATCATGCGACAGGGGCTCTGCCAGCTCCTGGTGGTGGTGGCCTGGGTCGGGGGGGTCCTGCATGCCTCAGTCCAGATCCTTTTCACCATGGACTTGACCTTCTGTGGTCCCAACGTCATCGACCACTTCATGTGTGATTGCTTCTCGCTGTTGGCGCTTGCCTGCAGCGACACCTACAGGCTGGGAGTGGCGGTGGCGGCCAACAGCGGGGGCATGTGCTTGCTCATTTTTGTCATCCTGGTCACCTCCTACATAGCCATCCTGAGCTCCCTGAAATCCCATGGCTCTGAAGGACGGCGCAGAGCCCTCTCTACATGTGGCTCCCACTTTACAGTAGTGGTTCTCTTTTTTGGTCCTTGTATATTCACCTACATACGTCCTGTGGCCACTTACCCTGTGGACAAGTGGGTGACTGTGTTCTTTGTAATCCTCTGTCCCATGTTAAATCCTATCATTTACACAGTGAGAAACACAGAAGTGAAAAAAGCTATGAGGAATCTGTTGAAGAGAAGAGTCACTTAGGATATTCAGGATGCCAAGAAAGTGATTATTTATACACATAGGAAGGGTTACACTTGTTTTAGATtgtgaaaaagaaagttaataaaTTTTGCAGATCGCTGATGTAAAAGAAAGgcctataaaatattatttgctgAATATTTACTAACAGATTggtatttatttagcattttgatAACTTTTAAATTGCTTCATCAAGGCTTCAATACTCACATTCATAGTTTCAGAATACTTAAttgaaataacaacaataaacttCTAGTTCAATAATTGTAGAGTATATTAGTTTCCAGTGTTTTATTGCTGCTTTTCCAAATTCTCACATATGTTACATgtataaaattgatttttccaTAGGACGTTCATGTTAGAATCCCTGTTATTTTCTTAGGCTACCATAAATCCAGTAAAAGAAGATTCTTGATAGATACACGGGAAAGGGACAGATGGGGAGAGAAAAActcaatgttgatttttttttctgttaatttatgaaattcagcaaaagaaacacccacaaaaggaggaaatgataattcacaatttaattcttttttagcaCAAAAACTAAGTCAGAATTTTGAAATTactcttcatttgctcttaaatatctttaaatatctttatGGCTCACAGTTTTTCTTGACTctgaaggaaatattttctttttctgtaccaGGGATTGAGCCATGTGAAACTGGgatggggttcagttcagttcagttcagtctctcagtcgtgtccgactctttgcggccccaaggactgcagctcaccaggcctccctgctcatcaccaactcctgcagtttactcagactcatgtccattgagtcagtgataccatctcatcctctgtcgtccccttctcctatagccttcaatctttcccagcatcagggtcttttccaatgagtcaactctttgcatcaggtggccaaaatattggagtttcagcttcaacatcagtccttccaatgaacacccaggactgatctcctttaggatggactggttgaatccccttgcagtccaagggactctcaagactcttatccaacaccacagttcaaaagccttaaTTGTTTGGCACTcggttctttatagtccacttctCACAaaaatccatgcatgactactggaagaaccatggccttgactagggagacctttgttggcaaagtaatgcctctgccttttaatatgctatctaggttggtcataacttttctcccaaggaataagcatctttttatttcatggctgcagtcaccatctgcagtgaattgggagcccccaaaaataaagtcagccactgtttccactgtttctccatctatttgccatgaagtgatggaaccagatgccatgatcttagttatctgaatgttcagttaagccaactgtttcactctcctctttcactttcattaagagactctttagctcttcttcactttctgccataagggtggtgtcatctgcatatctaacgttattgatatttctcccggcaatcttgattccagcttgtgcttcttccagcccagtgtttctcatgatgtactctgcatataaatcaaataagcagggtgacaatatacagccatgacgtactccttttcctatttggaaccagtctgttgttccatgtccagttctaactgttgcttcctgacctgcatacaggtttctcaagaggcaggtcaggtggtctggtattcccatctctttcagaattttccacagtttactgtgatccacacagtcaaaggctttggtatagtcaataaagcagaaatagatgttttctggaactctcttgcatttttgatgatccagcagatgttggcaatttgatctctggttcctctgccttttctaaaccagcttgaacatctggaagttcatggtttatgtattgctgaaggctggcttggagaattttgagcattactttactagcgtgtgagatgagtggaattgtgtggtagtttgaacattctttggcattgcctttcttagggattggaatgaaaactgacttttccagtcctgtggtcaatgc
This genomic interval carries:
- the LOC136174307 gene encoding olfactory receptor 4C3D-like, translating into MDVLRPPNKVTEFVLLGLTQNPHLQKILFVVFLFIFLFTVLANLLIVITISLSPTLSAPMYFFLTYLALLDASFTSVSTPKMITDLLFQRRTISWGGCQTQLFLEHFLGGSEIIVLMAMAYDRYVAICKPLHYTAIMRQGLCQLLVVVAWVGGVLHASVQILFTMDLTFCGPNVIDHFMCDCFSLLALACSDTYRLGVAVAANSGGMCLLIFVILVTSYIAILSSLKSHGSEGRRRALSTCGSHFTVVVLFFGPCIFTYIRPVATYPVDKWVTVFFVILCPMLNPIIYTVRNTEVKKAMRNLLKRRVT